A genomic window from Zootoca vivipara chromosome Z, rZooViv1.1, whole genome shotgun sequence includes:
- the LOC118084368 gene encoding DNA-directed RNA polymerases I and III subunit RPAC2 isoform X1 — translation MGDEEDEKKPRVLQMVRADGTDKNCVTFVLHNEDHTLGNSLRYMIMKNPEVEFCGYSITHPSERKINLRIQTKGGLPAVDMFQKGLEDLMRVCQHVQSKFEGSPQCCYYHPLVHGWCHLTT, via the exons ATGGGGGACGAGGAGGATGAGAAGAAGCCGCGAGTGCTGCAGATG GTACGGGCAGATGGGACAGATAAGAACTGTGTTACGTTTGTGCTCCACAATGAGGACCACACCCTTGGCAACTCCCTTCGATACATGATCATGAAAAA CCCTGAAGTGGAGTTCTGTGGATATAGCATCACCCATCCTTCTGAACGAAAAATAAACCTCCGCATCCAGACCAAAG GAGGCCTACCGGCTGTGGATATGTTCCAGAAGGGGCTGGAGGATCTCATGCGTGTCTGCCAGCACGTACAAAGCAAATTTGAG GGTTCCCCTCAATGCTGCTATTACCATCCTCTCGTCCATGGGTGGTGCCATTTGACTACATGA
- the LOC118084368 gene encoding DNA-directed RNA polymerases I and III subunit RPAC2 isoform X2 produces MGDEEDEKKPRVLQMVRADGTDKNCVTFVLHNEDHTLGNSLRYMIMKNPEVEFCGYSITHPSERKINLRIQTKGGLPAVDMFQKGLEDLMRVCQHVQSKFEASVEEYNAQKDVTMEEA; encoded by the exons ATGGGGGACGAGGAGGATGAGAAGAAGCCGCGAGTGCTGCAGATG GTACGGGCAGATGGGACAGATAAGAACTGTGTTACGTTTGTGCTCCACAATGAGGACCACACCCTTGGCAACTCCCTTCGATACATGATCATGAAAAA CCCTGAAGTGGAGTTCTGTGGATATAGCATCACCCATCCTTCTGAACGAAAAATAAACCTCCGCATCCAGACCAAAG GAGGCCTACCGGCTGTGGATATGTTCCAGAAGGGGCTGGAGGATCTCATGCGTGTCTGCCAGCACGTACAAAGCAAATTTGAG GCAAGCGTGGAAGAGTACAATGCCCAGAAGGATGTGACTATGGAAGAAGCATAG
- the LOC118084368 gene encoding DNA-directed RNA polymerases I and III subunit RPAC2 isoform X3: MGDEEDEKKPRVLQMVRADGTDKNCVTFVLHNEDHTLGNSLRYMIMKNPEVEFCGYSITHPSERKINLRIQTKGGLPAVDMFQKGLEDLMRVCQHVQSKFEDPAEMER, translated from the exons ATGGGGGACGAGGAGGATGAGAAGAAGCCGCGAGTGCTGCAGATG GTACGGGCAGATGGGACAGATAAGAACTGTGTTACGTTTGTGCTCCACAATGAGGACCACACCCTTGGCAACTCCCTTCGATACATGATCATGAAAAA CCCTGAAGTGGAGTTCTGTGGATATAGCATCACCCATCCTTCTGAACGAAAAATAAACCTCCGCATCCAGACCAAAG GAGGCCTACCGGCTGTGGATATGTTCCAGAAGGGGCTGGAGGATCTCATGCGTGTCTGCCAGCACGTACAAAGCAAATTTGAG